Proteins from a genomic interval of Oryctolagus cuniculus chromosome 8, mOryCun1.1, whole genome shotgun sequence:
- the NAA11 gene encoding N-alpha-acetyltransferase 11, translated as MNIRNARPDDLMNMQHCNLLCLPENYQMKYYFYHGLSWPQLSYIAEDEDGKIVGYVLAKMEEDPDDVPHGHITSLAVKRSHRRLGLAQKLMDQASRAMIESFSAKYVSLHVRKSNRAALHLYSDTLNFQVSEVEPKYYADGEDAYAMKRDLSQMADVLRQQPEPKEKGGCVLLCSTESQESQESVLPGSADACQQENAAAAVGGSGSKEPSTDVQSSAEDFSSTSWSLPEICRPSCFSHI; from the exons GGCCGGACGACCTGATGAACATGCAGCACTGCAACCTGCTCTGCCTGCCTGAGAACTACCAGATGAAATACTATTTCTACCATGGCCTTTCCTGGCCGCAGCTCTCCTACATCGCCGAGGACGAGGACGGGAAGATTGTGGGCTACGTCCTGGCCAAAATGGAGGAGGATCCAGACGATGTCCCGCATGGACACATCACCTCTCTGGCCGTGAAGCGCTCGCACCGgcgcctcggcctggcccagaagtTAATGGACCAGGCCTCCCGAGCCATGATAGAGAGCTTTAGCGCCAAGTACGTGTCCCTGCACGTCCGGAAGAGTAACCGCGCGGCCTTGCACCTCTACTCTGACACCCTCAACTTTCAGGTTAGTGAGGTGGAACCCAAATACTATGCCGATGGGGAAGATGCCTACGCTATGAAGCGGGATCTCTCGCAGATGGCAGACGTGCTCAGACAGCAGCCGGAGCCGAAGGAGAAGGGCGGGTGTGTGCTGCTCTGCTCCACGGagagccaggagagccaggagagCGTGCTTCCTGGGTCGGCAGACGCCTGCCAGCAGGAGAACGCGGCTGCTGCTGTCGGTGGCAGCGGCAGCAAGGAACCCAGCACTGACGTCCAGAGCAGCGCGGAGGACTTCAGTTCCACCTCCTGGAGCCTGCCTGAG ATTTGCAGGCCCTCATGTTTCAGCCACATCTAA